From the Chryseobacterium fluminis genome, the window TATAAGTGATGATCGTAGCTCAGAACACGTTTCATTTTCCATCCTTTATCTTCTAAAAGCCAAAGAATGGTAAATTTTGCGCGGCTCCCCTTAATCCACTTTCCCTGACCGAGTTCGGCAAAATCATGTTCACCTTCCTGAATAAAGGCGTAGAGGACATTTTTATTATACAAAGGATAGACTTTCATGCTGCCGGGCACCAGTTCACGTCTGACTTTATTCGGTCCTCCGCAAATATTATTTCTGATAGAAGCGGTGAAAGCCTCTTTCCCGGAAGTAATTCCGCCCTTGTCGTGGTAAAATTCCAGATCATTGCTGATGATAGAATCATAATGAGAAAGATCACATTGGTTAAACCCGACATCAAATATCAGACTATCTAATTTTTTAGCCGTTTTATACAGTTCATCAGTACTGTTAACCTGAGAAAAGGCAATTTGGCCTAAGATTAACAATAATAAAATATGAATCTTTCTCATTATGTTTATTTAAATAATTAATTTTTTGTTTTAAACGCAGCGTGCAAAAACTTTTTGACAACTAAATGCTTATGCTTAAAGACATTTCACGTAAGGAAGTTCTCAACAAAATCTTAATTGTTATTTTATATTAAGAAAAAGCCTTTTCCAGATCTGCGATAAGATCTTCCGCATCTTCAATCCCGACACTCAGACGAACCAAATCATCCGTAATTCCCAATTCAGCACGTTTTTCTGCAGGAATAGAAGCGTGAGTCATTAGAGCAGGGTGATTGGCCAGAGATTCTACGCCACCTAAAGATTCTGCTAATGTGAACACTCTTACTTTTTCTAAAAATTTAACGGCATCTTCTTTTTTTCCGGATTTAAAGGTAAATGAAACCATTCCCCCGAAATCTTTCATCTGAGATTTTGCCAGTTCATATTGTGGGTGAGATTCCAGTCCGGGATAAATAACCTGAGCAACGGCAGGATGAGACTCAAGATATTTTGCCACTGCCATTCCGTTTTCAGAGTGTCTCTGAACTCTCAGCGCTAAGGTTTTAATTCCTCTAAGCACCAGGTAGGAATCGTGAGGTCCTAAAATTCCGCCACTTGCAAACTGAATAAAGTGAAGTTTTTCGCCCAGTTCAGCATCTTTTGCTACTAAAGCACCTGCAATAACATCGGAGTGACCTCCCAAATATTTCGTTGCTGAGTGCATTACGATATCCGCTCCCAGATCAATAGGTCTCTGAAGATAGGGTGTAGCAAAAGTGTTGTCAACGGCCACAAGGATGTCTTTTCCTTTTGCAATTTCTACAACAGCCCTGATATCTACTAATTTCATCAACGGATTGGTAGGCGTCTCAATCCAGATTAATTTGGTTTTATCTGTAATAACATCCGCAATTTTGGAAGCATCGTCAAAATTCACGAACGTAAATTTCAACTGATATTTTTCAAAAAGTCTTGTGAACATGCGGTATGTTCCTCCATATAAATCATCCACAGCAATTACCTCATCACCGGGATTTAATAATTTTAAAACACAGTCGATGGCGGCAAGACCGGAACCGAAAGCCAATCCCCTCGCTCCGTTTTCTATGCTGGCCAAAGAGTCTTCCAAAGCCTGTCTTGTAGGATTGGCAGCTCTTGAATATTCGTAACCGGAATGTACTCCCGGGCTTTTCTGTGCAAATGTAGAGGTTAAAAATACAGGAACATTTACAGACCCTGTTGCAGATTCATGATGTTGTCCTCCGTGGATCACTTTTGTATTGAAATTCATAATTTGTATAATTTATCAATATAGCAATTTACCAGTTTACCAATGATGGGTACATGGTCAGACTGATTCATTATTACATTTATTTGTTACATTTTTATTGCAGATTTGATGGCAAATTCCTCGGCCATCTCTTCAATCCACTGGGCCACATCTTCCTCACCTGTTGCTCTCTGGTAGGTATTTCCCAGGGAAACTAAGATCTGGTGCATGAACATTTTCATCTGGTCAACCGGCATTTCTTTTGTCCAGAGATCGATTCTCAGGGCTTCCATCGCTTTTTCGTCCCATACGGAAATCATCACTGCTTTGGTTTCTTCTTTGTCAACACCTCCGTCCTGTGCATTCCAGGTCATTACTTCCGGAATATGGTTCTCATCTAATTCTACATCTATCGTAATCTGAGTCTTTCTCATAACTTTCTATTTTCTAAAAATTTTTATTTTTCTGTTCGCTTTGGTAAGTTTCCCTGTTTGAAAACTTCTGACCTCTCGCTTTCATTATTCCATTTTTGGTTTGTATCCTGATTCATTAAAAATTTTCGTACCGTCCATTTTAAGAAAATCTGTTAATTTTGTCTCAGGTTTTTGTTTTAAATAGGCTTTACAGATCTGCCATCCGGTAAAAATTCCGATCTGGGGGGAAGATTCATTGTCTATTTCCGTATAAAATTTCGAAAAGGGTCCTGGCGAAATAAAACGGCCGACCAATCTCGGGTCGTCTCCGAAAATGAGATTATTCTCCACAAAATAATTCCAGATATTCGCTTCATTGGTGACTGCCCATTCATATTGTTTCTGGGTATAGTTCATTTTCAGATAGTCCGGAGTATCCGGTAAAAAGGCATCCTGTAAAATCATCATTTTGCCATTCAAAATGACCTGGTCAATAAATTTCTGATGGTCCGGTGATCCCGGAACCGCATTTTCAGCAAAAATCTGTGATACCTTAGGAACGATATTCTGAGGGTTCATTGATTTTTGAAAATAAAGTTCCAATCCTTTATAATTCGGGTTTCCGTCACCCATAAATCCACTTATATCGATAAACAGGAGATTTCCTTTTGCATCATAAAAAATTGGATCCTGAACCATTTGCAGTGCAGAAGAAAACAGATATACTTTCGGACTTTTAAACTCAGGGAAATAATATTTTATATGAGAAAACAAATCCTGAAGCTCTTTCTGAAGCTTCTGAACATTAATTTTTGATGCTGCTTCTTTGTAGATTTTTATTTCTTCAGCATCTGCTCTTCTTTTTACAAAATCTTCATCAGATACCGTTCCCTGAAACCAAGGATATTTAGCTTTAAACTGTTCCAGAGAGATGTTCTGATCATAAAACTCTTTTGAGATATCTGCAACCTCCACCTTATCGGCAGGATTTTTGACTTCAATATTCCATCTGCTTTGAGCGTCTTTTTTACAGGAATTCAGGCTTACAATGAACAATAAAGAAAATGCAATAGTTCTGAAAATCTTCATATTTTTACATGAAATTTAAGATACAAAAATAATGAATTAAACATAATTTAAAGATGAAAAACAAAATATTTACACCCCTCTGTTTTGTGCTCGCTATTTCGTATGCTACTGCACAAAAAGCTCCTGTTAAAGACAACATTTCAGAAATAAAAGCCGCCCCAAAAGACGAGTCAGAATTTCTTACTGCCAAAAAAGTCATGTTTACGGATCATGAATTCAAAAAACAGATGATTGCCAGGTATGATCTCAACAGAGACGGAGAAATTGATCAGTCTGAAGCAGATAAAGTAAGCACGATTATCATCGGAAACAATAATTTAAAAATACGGTCTGCCGCAGACATCAGCCTTTTCAGAAATGTACAGTCTGTGGTTTTAGACGGCAGTATTATCCTGGATATCGATGTGAAAAACCTGGATTACCTTAACCTTTTTTCATGTGTAGGCTGTAATTTACGGACATTTAAAAGTGAAAATTTAAAAAACCTGACCGATTTATATCTCAGCAGCAATAAAGATCTGCAGACCATCGATGTAAGTGCTCTGAATAAATTAACGGTGCTTGATATAAAAGATACATCCATCAGAAAACTGGATATTTCTCAAAATCCGGACTTGTCAACTTTACATATCGACACCAACACCTTAAAAGAAGAAAATATCAAAAGAGGTAAAAAAACAGCTTCAGCTGCTTCTTCTGCTGCAAACTCTACTGCACCGCAAAGACCACCGGGAAATTAAGACTGTATCTGAAAAGTGATGATGCTATAGATATTTTAATATTTTAGATGTATTGAGCTGATCATTTTAAGTGTTTATGGCCGATAAGCTCATTTTTTATTAAAAAACCAGTAATTTTGGAATGCTTCATGCTTTTATATTCATCACAAGATCAATATCTGGTTTATAAAAACCGTTAAAATTAACAAAACAGATTAAAAAAATAATAATGCAGACACAAAAAGTAATAGATCATATTGTAAACTGGCTGAAGGATTATGCTGAAAAAGCCAATGTAAAAGGATATGTATTGGGCGTTTCCGGAGGAGTGGATTCAGGAGTTGTTTCGACGCTTTGTGCCATGACCGGACTGGATGTTTTATTGCTGGAAATGCCGATCCGTCAGAAGGAGGACCAGTCCAGCCGTGCCAGAGATCACATTGAAGATCTGAAAAAGAGGTTTCCCAATGTAAAAGGTGAAACCGTAAATCTTACTCCCGTTTTTGAAAGCTTCGAAACCACAGTGCAGGATCACGCAGAAGGAAAACAGAGCAATAATCTGGCGCTTGCCAATACGAGATCCCGTTTCAGAATGGTGACTCTATATTATTTCGGCCAGCTTCACAGTCTCCTGGTGTGTGGCACTGGAAATAAAGTAGAAGACTTCGGAATCGGATTTTATACAAAATATGGGGATGGCGGTGTAGATGTTTCCCCTATCGCTGATCTTTACAAAACTGAAGTGTATAAACTGGCAGGGGCTTTAGATCTTATTGAGAGCATCAAAAACGCAATTCCTACCGATGGCCTATGGGATGCAGAGAGAACCGATGAAGACCAGATCGGGGCCACTTATCCTGAGCTGGAGAAGATTCAGAAAGAATACGGAACAAAGGCAGTAGAAGACTACGAAGGCCGTGACAAAGAAGTTTTCATGATTTTCGACAGAATGCATAAAGCTTCTAAACACAAAATGGTTCCTATTCCGATCTGTGATATTCCGGAGGAGTGGAGACAAAACTAATACAATAAGAATTTACCAATGTACCGGCTTACCAATGATGTTTGATATTACGCCGGTACATTGATCCTTTATTACACAAGATTATGAACAGTAAAACAAGAGCTCTGTTTTTTATCTGTCTCGGGCTGCTCTTCGGCATGTCCGTGATGTACATCTATAATAATTTCATCGCTGATAAGAAAACCGTAACCTCCGGCACCCGACCAAAATACCGTGCTCCTGATGATTCAGGTTATTCTTCAGCCAGTAAATCCATCGACCGGCTGACAGACGAAAAAACAGTAATTTCCTATGTTAAACAGCATCATCGCCTTCCTGATTTGTACCTCACCAAAAACGAAGCGAGAAAACAGGGCTGGGATCCTTCACAGGGAAATCTCTGTGACGTCTTACCCGGAAAAGCCATTGGTGGTGATAAGTTCGGCAACAGAGAAAGAACCTTACCTATAGGACCACAATATTATGAAGCAGACGTTAATTATCACTGCGGTAACAGAAATGCCGACCGTATTGTGTTCTCAAAAAACGGAGATGTTTATTTAACCAAAAACCATTATAGAAGTTTTGAAAAACAATAATTACTGCCTGTTTCTATTTTCTTTACTCTTCAGCTTTTCCTGTACTGAAAAAACGGAAAAACAGGTAAAGAATGAGCAGGTGATGACTATTTTAATTCAGCCTTTTAAAGACTTAAATTCCGAAAGTCTTATATTTGTCACTCAAAAAATCAGAAAGGTTTATCCCCAGGTAAAAGTTTTGGAAGCAATCGATTTCCCCGAATACGCCTATTACAGTGAGAGAAACCGGTACAGGGCAGATTCTCTTATCGGATTTTTAAATCAAAGGACGAAAGAAGATTTTGTCACTATCGGACTCACTTCTAAAGATATCAGTGTCACAAAAGGTAAAACAAAAGATTTTGGTGTTATGGGATTGGGATACAGACCCGGTAAAGCCTGTATTGCCTCAAAATTCAGACTAAGCAAAAAGAACGCTGACGAGCAGTTTTTCAAAATTGCTCTTCATGAGTTAGGGCATACTCAGGGATTATCACACTGCCCCGAAAAAACGTGTTTTATGAGAGCCGCAGAAGGACAGAACTACACTGATGAAGAAACTGACTTCTGTACAAAATGTAAAACTTTTTTAAAAAATAAAAACTGGAAATTTAGATCCATATGAAAACAATATACATCAATTTTACCGACATAGGTGATTACGAAGATTTTTACACGCAACTGAAAGAAAAAACAGCACTTCCGGAGCATTTTGGGGACAATCTGGATGCTTTGTCCGATGTTATCACCGGAGAACTGGAGATGCCCCTGCATATAGAATTTGTTAATATGACCGTAGATCAGCTTGAGACCTTTGAAGATCTTCTGACTACACTTGAGGATGCGGAAGATGAAGTGGATGGCTTTACTTTCACATATTATCTTGAACAATATGAAGATGATGAAGAATAAATTGGCTTCACTTGCTGAATAATACAACCCTGCAGACCGATCTGCGGGGTTTTTGATGGGTTATTTTAAAATTTGCTTAATTTTATTGTACTGTTCAATGCATATAAAGCTTCGCCGTTCAGGATAATTCGCAGTACATGATTTTTCATTTTGACCATAATGATTCATTCACACGCTCTTTTACAGAATTGAACGGGCGATCATCCATTTATGAAATTAAAAGCAGCTTCAACATCATGCATTTCATTTAAAAGATTTTATTTTCTTTTCTGTAATGAGGCACGGATGTGGTATTTTTTAGTTTTCAGACCATAAGTTTTATTACTACTTTTATCAGATTAATACACCAGCTATGATCATCTGTGAAAACCTGTTGTTTTCTCACGGCGCGAAAATTGAAAATTACACATCAGGCGAATTCATCTTTGAAGAAGGAACCGAACCCAAATATTATATGCAAATAAAATCCGGAACTGTGAAACTTGCCAGTGTCCTTGAAGACGGAAAGGAATTTATTCATGGGATTCCCTTTGACGGACACTGCATCGCCGAAACCTATATCTTTAATAATAAAAAATATGCCATCAATGCCATTACCATCAACGATTCTGAAATTATAAAACTTGAAAAAAATAAATTAAAAGAACTTCTGTTAAAAAATCCTGCTCTCATTTTCAATATCTATTCTTATACGGCCGACCGTATGCATTACCGATATCTTACGTCCGCATCATTTTCATTCAAAGATCCGCTGGCCAAACTGGAGCTTGTGATGAATTACATGAAAAACTATTTCGGATTCAAAGAAAAATACGCTTATGCGGTTCCTTACACCAGACAGCAATTGGCCTCACTTACAGGCCTGCGTACCGAAACCGTGATCAGAACCATAAAAAAAATGGAAAAACTGGAGATCGTAAAATTAGACAACAGTAAAATTTATTTTTAAACACAAAAAATCCTTAACACTACTGCTAAGGATTATATATTTAAGTAATATACTGCTTTACTTTCCGATAGCTTCGCTAATCGGATTTCCTACATTTCCGCTCGGGAACTGAATCTTTAATAACGAAGAAACGGTCGGCGCAATATCAGTCATAAAATAAGGTTTACTGCTTTCACCATGCTGAATTCCCCATCCCATAAAAATTAAAGGGATGTGTGAATCATAAGAATTCCATACACTGTGTGTGGTACCTGTTTTTGAATACGGAGGAAGCATAGAATCGTGAGAAATCAACTGGATATCTCCGCTTCTCTGCCTGTTGATCCCGTTAATAATTCGCTGTTTAATCGGTTCCGGAATAGATGCCTGAGCCACTTTCGTTACAGAAACGGCATACAATTCGGTAGGATCTTCTTCCAGTTCTTTTACTGTAAAATCAATCACGTCATCGAGCTCAATCTTATTTTCTTTCAGTAGTTTTCTGTCAAAGTAAACCTGGTAATTGTCGATGGCGTTGATCAGTTTATCAACTCCGAATTTATCTTTCAGTTTCTGATTGACTTTCTTTTCCATGTCTTCCCCGAAAAAGCCCGTCGTAATTTTATGTTCCTGTAAAAAACCTACCGAATGCGCTCCGCCATGATCTGCAGAAAGGAAAACCGTATACTTTCCTTTTCCGACTTTCGAATCTAAATAATTGAAAAATGCTGCTAAATCTTTATCTAATCTCAAGTAGACATCTTCCACCTCAATAGAGTTCGGACCGAATTTGTGACCTGCATAATCGGTAGAGGCAAGGTTGACTGCCAGCATATCCACAATATCATCTCCCCCTAACTTTTCTCCTTCTACAGCAGCCTCGGCTAACTTCAGGGTCAGTGTATTTCCGAAAGGCGTATACCGGATATTGTCTTTCTTGGCTTTATAATCCGCTGCCAGATTGCTGTAAGGAAAGGTAGGTGTTTTTGAACTTCCCAAAAGCCCTTCCCAGGAAGAGTTATCCGGTGAACTTTCTGTGTACTCATTGATCGGAAGTAAAGTATTCCATCCGTTTGCCACCAATTTATCCGGTAGATTCTGTGAATTGAAAGATTTCACCCATTGCGGTAAATCATTCATATACCAGGTGCTGGTAATAAAATTTCCGGTAGAATCATCAAACCAGAAAGCACCATTGGGCGTATGACCAGCCGGTAAAATGGAAGCTCTGTCTTTTAAAGAAACCCCGATTACCTTACCCTGAAAATTTGTTGCCAGTCTCAACTCGTCAGAAACGGTTGTCGACCACAGGTTTTTAGGTGAATGGCTCCCTACTCTTGTATTGGCAGTGCCAACAGGTTTTACATCTTCATCGGTCGTACAATAAACATTTTTTCCTGTTTCCTTATCGGTCCAGTCATTTCCTGCGATCCCGTGAATCGCCGGAACTGAGCCTGTATAAATACAGGTATGCCCTAACGCGGTCACCGTGGGAACGTAAGGAATATGTACATTATTTAAAGAATATCCTGTATTCAGAAGTCTTTTGAAGCCATCATTACCGTATTTATTATAAAAACGATACAAATAATCCCATCTCATCTGATCCACTACTAACCCTACGACCAGTTTCGGCCTTTCTAACTGAGAATTTTTGTTCTTCTGCGCATTGATTGTAATTACGGACAGAAATGTAGCTGCCGCAACTGAAATTTTCCTAAGCATCTGGTAAATTTTTGTTGACAGCAAATTTACGGGTTTTGAAAGTTTCAGTGTGTGAAATTTTGATTAAATTTGATTTCTATCGTTTTTATGAAACACCTCTTCTTTCTAAGCCTGTTTATTTTTTCGGTCAGTTTATCTGCTCAGGAGGGCATACCACTAAATTGTGATGAATTTAGTTTAAAAATTAATTCTAATACTGCTAACTCTATTGGTTTTATAAGTGAAGAAAAATATTTTTCTATCATCAAAAACAGTATTAAAATAAGTAAACCAACTGCTATCAAAGAAAATGCAGATCTGTACAGAGAATTTCAGGAAAAATTTCCAAAAAAAATTACGCGACATTGTATTAATTCGAAATATGATTATAATGAAGGTATAAAATATCTTTCTTATTGTGACGATGCAACAACATTAACGCTGATTAATAAAGAATATAACTTTTATATTTTTAAGGAAAAAGGATACGAAACAGACCATTATCTGCTTTTTAATACCCAGGACCAAATTATATATTCTACAACCAATTATCCGGTAATTTTGGAAAAGGGAGGATTAGTTTTTGATATCGGAGATTTTTATAATGGGCTCCAAGTTATAAATTATTATAAATTTACAGGAACAAAAACTGAATATTTACAATGTACACTTCCCTTACACTACACAATTCAGGATTTCAGATTAGTTAATCAAAATGGTAACGTAAAGGTTGTCGTTGATATCATAAAACATCACTTTAAAAAGAAAATAGTAAATAATCATGCTGAATTTTATATTGATGATTATTGCAGGAAATTTCTGCTTATTGAATAATCATTAATCTTCTCAACCTATAACATCACCAGTCCTGATTATGAAAGAATCCGACGGTTTTTTAAATGGTATGAAGTGATAAGACGCTTCGCTTAATCTCACCATATCCGTAAAAATAATTATAGAAAATGCAAATCAAAACACTGGAAAAATTAGTTTCCAACCCTACGCTGTATTGGGGATTCAACGGTTATGAAACCGATAAAATCTTTGCTGTTTCCGTTATTAAAATCGAAAACTCTTTTGAGTTTACCCTTCGGGAAAAAAATCAATACTACCGGAAGGTTTGGGAAATCACTGATAAAGATATTGATCATCTGAATAAAATTATTGAACAGGGAAAATCGTTCGGAGCCTTTGAAAATGATGAATTAGTCGGCTGGGCCATCTGTGGCTTCAGAAAGCGGAACAAGAGTCTTTTTATCGAGAGTATACTGATCAGTGAAAAATACCGGGGTCAGAACTTAGGAAAATTATTCATTAAGAATATCAACAGAAAGGCTAGAGAATTACAGTGCAGCCTGGTCGAACTGGAAACCCAGAACACCCATTATCCGGCAATAAAATTTTATCAGAATACAGGGTTTTCCATAACGGGAATTAACACCCAGCACTACAGCGATTCTACAGAAACAGCGGTGTATATGAGTTTTGATGTATTGTTATAAAGGTATAATCTACAGCTATTACTGTACCCCAATAAAAGGGTTTTGCAACTTTGAATATCTAAAATGTTACTGTTTCTTATCGGGAATACCTGTATGCAAAATTGGCAGGAGTTTTCCACCATTTTCAAAACTTATCCACAAATTCACCTTTTTTATCCACAATCGTATTTCCCCAGTGGGTAATGGCATCCAAAACAGGAATGAAAGTTCTTCCAAAGTCCGTCAACGAATATTCTACACGGATCGGAGGTTTATCGCCGAAAACTTTTCGTGTAATCAGGCCATCTTTTTCCAACTGTTTCAGCTGGAGGCTTAAGGTCATTTCAGTAATGGAAAATAATTCTTTTCTAAGTTCGCTGTATCTTTTTTCACCGTCTTTCAGATGATACAGAATCACAGTTTTCCACTTGCCACCTACCAGATCCATTGCCAGGCTTACCGAGCATGGATATCGTTTTTCACCGATCTTAACATAATTTCCGGAACATTCCTTTTTCATTTTTCAGACCTATCACAATAGATAGGTATTGCAAATGTATGGCACTCTAGTTAATTTTGCAACTATCAATTTTATAGTATAAAAAATAAGACTATGCCATTACTTATTCTCGGACATCCGAATATCGAAAAATCATTAGCCAATAAAACCATTGTTGAAGAGCTGGAAAAAAGCAACCTGGATATTGAAATCAGAAATCTGTCCCAGCTTTATCCCGATTACCATATTGATGCAAAAGCTGAACAGGAAGCATTATTGAGACATCAGAGCGTTATCTTTCAGTATCCTCTTTATTGGTATACGATGCCCGCAGTTTTAAAACACTGGTTCGATATCGTTTTTGAATACCAATTCGCGTACGGTTCAAAAGGAGATCAGCTAAAAGGGAAAAACTTCATTCCCAGTTTCACGGTCGGCGGGCCGGAGAGCGAATATCAGACGCTGGGTGAACATCATTTCCGCGTTTATGAGTTCTGCAAAAACCTGGAACAGACCGCTTATTTTGCACAGATGAATTATGTTGAGCCTTTTTATTTTCACGGCACTTCAGTTAATGCAGGATATACGGAAGAAGAGATAAAAGAGAAAGCAAGAGCGCAGGGAAAAGTTTTGATCGAAAAGCTAAAGGAAATATAGTACTCTATCCAATATAATCATTGGATGCAAAAAAATAAGATTTTCGATGTTTTTAAATCCCAATAAAGTGTATTAAATTTATTTGTATATTAGTAATCAGCAAACTAAAATATTAATCACTATGAAAAATCTAAAAAAATTAGCCAGAAAAGAATTATCTTTCATTCAGGGCGGCGATACAGCGTATGCTTTCTGTGATGAAAGCGGCGTGTGCCCGCCGACATTTCCGTCTAATGCCCAAACCTATTGCAGCGACGGGATCTGCTACAGGGCAAATGGCGGCGGAGGTCCCGGAGGAGGATGCCACGAACCTCTACATCTTTGTGAACCATGGGAGACAGGATGTGGATGCGTCTATTTTTAAAATTTTGTTAGATATTTTTAGAGCGGATTTTTTCCGCTCTTTTTTTAAACCATACCATTTGAATTTACTTTAAACTTACTTTTTATAGAAATAATTTTATTTTTGCAGAAAATTACTATGAAACGGATTAAACGTACCGGCTTTTTTTTAATCATTAATTCATTAATACTTATCAATTGCCAGACAGATGATACTCTGGAAAATGAATCTCAAAATAATATTCCGAATTTCGAGAATTATCATTTCCGGTATATGGATTATCCGAATGGCGTTATGCCTGGTGGTAACGGAATGGTGAAAATAGAATATGATCATCAGAACAGACCTGTAAAACGCATTGGCGGATTGACACTACTCCCTGCTTCTACAGGCTATACTTACTTGTACTCAAGTACGTATACTGAAGCTGTTACTTATGGAAATAATGAAATATTTCTTTTTGTAAAAAGTCCAGAACCAAACAATTTTCCGGATCGTCTGAAAACTGTTTTTAAAATGGAAAATGGTAAAATAATAAGGAAAGTGGAAGTCAATGTAAATTATCCGAATGCTAATGACACCATTAATTATTATTATACTGATAACAAAATAACAAGATCTTACAGAAAGAAAATATTTCCTGTCAGTGAATCGAAATATTACTATAATACCTCAG encodes:
- a CDS encoding GNAT family N-acetyltransferase: MQIKTLEKLVSNPTLYWGFNGYETDKIFAVSVIKIENSFEFTLREKNQYYRKVWEITDKDIDHLNKIIEQGKSFGAFENDELVGWAICGFRKRNKSLFIESILISEKYRGQNLGKLFIKNINRKARELQCSLVELETQNTHYPAIKFYQNTGFSITGINTQHYSDSTETAVYMSFDVLL
- a CDS encoding winged helix-turn-helix transcriptional regulator is translated as MKKECSGNYVKIGEKRYPCSVSLAMDLVGGKWKTVILYHLKDGEKRYSELRKELFSITEMTLSLQLKQLEKDGLITRKVFGDKPPIRVEYSLTDFGRTFIPVLDAITHWGNTIVDKKGEFVDKF
- a CDS encoding NAD(P)H-dependent oxidoreductase, with translation MPLLILGHPNIEKSLANKTIVEELEKSNLDIEIRNLSQLYPDYHIDAKAEQEALLRHQSVIFQYPLYWYTMPAVLKHWFDIVFEYQFAYGSKGDQLKGKNFIPSFTVGGPESEYQTLGEHHFRVYEFCKNLEQTAYFAQMNYVEPFYFHGTSVNAGYTEEEIKEKARAQGKVLIEKLKEI
- a CDS encoding bacteriocin-like protein, whose product is MKNLKKLARKELSFIQGGDTAYAFCDESGVCPPTFPSNAQTYCSDGICYRANGGGGPGGGCHEPLHLCEPWETGCGCVYF